A window from Drosophila subobscura isolate 14011-0131.10 chromosome O, UCBerk_Dsub_1.0, whole genome shotgun sequence encodes these proteins:
- the LOC117897432 gene encoding PC4 and SFRS1-interacting protein, which translates to MGKEKSGKSFSIGDLVFAKVKGYPAWPAKITKYINKKYNVYFYGTGETANIKIEDLFPYVGNKEKFATDKNMKRAKFSEAIDQIESALKGEDSAPIDLSSAEDGGADEKTAVPATPAQSKNATQTEATPTVEAPDTPAADAPVAENTNTQKKAAGARRSKAAPKHVDGDSEEAGTDSADQPPPQKRRVPPEGIAAAATPPAAANANISKKSVKKSKPTAAVTPIQKRSRPANNKENDLLMVYMPTAKCLGIDINYNKPERFENAAAEQSWIEKSRREAHELKLKLESGQLDPDTLPGRIIIEPSRNEIPKQEAARFIEEIIEHEDALFMERDFIQISQQLRECLGLRRANVGKCLELLDQFKEIELTKLMLLRNPECVDIMRRLRRYVGNLDLWKMDDSDEIEFKEKAKIIRKVSTSIYDGFKNLFNSTSEEDNFWIEFCEKVKIYKSYTKNVHENIRISLNERGYGSLVQAKQGNSAANAKKE; encoded by the exons ATGGGTAAAGAAAAGAGCGGTAAATCGTTCAGCATTGGAGACCTGGTGTTCGCCAAGGTGAAGGGCTATCCAGCATGGCCGGCCAAGATCACAAAGTATATCAACAAAAAGTACAATGTTTACTTTTACGGCACGGGAGAGACCGCCAATATAAAAATAGAGGATCTCTTCCCATACGTCGGCAACAAGGAGAAGTTCGCCACCGACAAGAACATGAAGCGGGCCAAGTTTAGCGAGGCCATTGATCAAATTGAGAGCGCCCTCAAGGGGGAGGACTCGGCCCCAATCGATTTATCAAGCGCCGAAGATGGCGGTGCCGACGAGAAGACCGCAGTCCCCGCAACGCCCGCCCAGTCCAAAAACGCTACACAGACCGAAGCTACGCCAACTGTGGAGGCGCCCGATACTCCAGCTGCAGATGCTCCGGTCGCCGAGAACACCAACACCCAGAAGAAGGCCGCTGGCGCACGCAGGTCAAAGGCGGCCCCGAAGCATGTGGACGGCGACTCTGAGGAGGCTGGCACTGATTCCGCTGACCAACCGCCGCCGCAAAAGCGGCGCGTGCCACCGGAAGGCATAGCTGCGGCAGCCACCCCGCCCGCAGCAGCCAACGCCAACATAAGCAAGAAGTCAGTGAAGAAGTCGAAGCCAACCGCCGCCGTGACACCCATACAGAAACGATCGCGCCCAGCAAAT AACAAAGAGAACGACCTGTTGATGGTCTACATGCCGACAGCCAAGTGCCTGGGCATCGACATCAACTACAACAAGCCGGAGAGATTTGAGAATGCTGCCGCGGAGCAGTCGTGGATCGAGAAGTCGCGCCGGGAGGCACatgagctgaagctgaagctggagtcGGGTCAGCTCGATCCCGACACGCTGCCCGGCCGCATCATCATTGAGCCGTCGCGCAATGAGATACCCAAGCAGGAGGCCGCACGCTTCATTGAGGAGATTATCGAGCACGAGGACGCTTTGTTCATGGAGCGCGACTTTATACAGATCtcgcagcagctgcgcgaGTGCCTGGGCCTGCGGCGCGCCAATGTGGGCAAGTGTCTGGAGCTGCTCGATCAGTTCAAGGAGATCGAGCTGACcaagctgatgctgctgcgcaATCCCGAATGCGTGGACATAATGCGACGACTGCGCAGATATGTTGGCAACCTGGACCTCTGGAAGATGGACGACTCCGACGAGATTGAGTTCAAGGAGAAGGCCAAGATCATACGCAAGGTGTCCACCAGCATCTACGACGGCTTCAAGAACTTATTCAACTCGACCTCCGAGGAGGACAACTTCTGGATCGAGTTCTGCGAGAAGGTCAAGATCTACAAGAGCTACACAAAAAACGTGCACGAGAACATTCGCATCTCGCTGAACGAGCGCGGCTACGGCAGTCTCGTGCAGGCCAAGCAAGGCAACAGCGCAGCAAACGCTAAGAAAGAATAA
- the LOC117898047 gene encoding mitochondrial intermembrane space import and assembly protein 40, producing the protein MSFSFCKDFGKDKVIFVTKEDHATPSTIELPAPEPAEGVITKDGNINWSCPCLGGMATGPCGVDFREAFSCFQYSTADPKGSDCFEAFTKMRDCFQQYPTVYNKANGGVDDDDDDPLADALPAETSTGVPAKEEAQPGDSGAGAKELPTQNSSAVEKAQ; encoded by the coding sequence atgtcattttcattttgcaaagATTTTGGCAAGGACAAGGTCATCTTCGTTACGAAGGAAGACCATGCGACGCCCAGCACAATTGAGCTGCCGGCTCCAGAGCCCGCTGAGGGCGTAATCACAAAGGACGGCAACATCAACTGGAGCTGTCCCTGCCTAGGCGGCATGGCCACGGGACCGTGCGGCGTTGATTTCCGTGAGGCATTTAGTTGCTTCCAGTACAGCACAGCGGATCCCAAGGGCTCCGACTGCTTCGAGGCATTCACCAAAATGCGCGACTGCTTCCAGCAATATCCCACCGTCTACAACAAGGCCAATGGCGGCGtcgatgacgacgatgatgatccGCTAGCTGATGCCTTGCCCGCTGAAACTTCGACTGGAGTTCCAGCCAAGGAGGAGGCTCAGCCTGGCGACAGTGGTGCAGGTGCTAAAGAGCTGCCGACGCAGAACAGCTCGGCGGTAGAGAAGGCTCAATAA
- the LOC117898050 gene encoding uncharacterized protein LOC117898050: MTDSQYLDVKLKLRDTETVVLTPGYLSGCILNSLESLFGEIGGRTSLDIVKFSAAERRLILRVPQEFVERARIAVTLIGHYQEVPCHFQVLKTSNKQLDFDDVGL; encoded by the exons ATGACTGATTCCCAATATTTGGATGTTAAGCT GAAACTTCGTGACACCGAAACTGTTGTACTGACGCCTGGCTACTTGAGTGGCTGCATTCTCAACTCCCTGGAAAGTTTGTTTGGAGAAATTGGAGGCAGGACATCGTTGGATATTGTGAAATTCAGTGCGGCAGAGCGACGACTTATCCTGCGAGTGCCCCAAGAGTTCGTTGAGCGGGCGCGTATTGCTGTAACCCTGATCGGCCACTACCAGGAGGTGCCGTGTCACTTTCAGGTGCTAAAAACATCAAACAAGCAGCTGGACTTTGACGACGTGGGACTTTAG
- the LOC117898049 gene encoding uncharacterized protein LOC117898049, which produces MGDYYYFDVKLKLRYPDAVLFTPIYFRGCVLSALESFFGDLGGKTQMDIVKFCTKQHRIIFRVPEEFFERTRTALSLIGHYQEVPCHFQLLDASKTVLDFDKDNAEVARS; this is translated from the exons ATGGGTGACTATTACTATTTCGATGTAAAACT AAAGCTCCGCTATCCCGATGCTGTTCTTTTCACACCCATCTACTTTCGGGGCTGTGTTCTCAGCGCTCTGGAGAGCTTCTTTGGCGATCTGGGAGGCAAGACTCAAATGGACATTGTTAAATTTTGTACCAAGCAGCACCGCATTATTTTCCGTGTTCCCGAAGAGTTTTTTGAGCGGACACGTACCGCACTGTCGCTGATAGGTCACTACCAGGAGGTGCCTTGCCACTTTCAGTTGTTAGACGCCTCTAAGACCGTCCTAGACTTTGATAAGGATAATGCAGAAGTGGCTCGGAGTTGA
- the LOC117897433 gene encoding DNA repair protein Rad51 homolog → MSAEGRMEALTNSVEEEEESGPLNINKLIGGNITAKDIKLLQMASLHTVDSVANATRKFLLAIPGLGGSKVDQIIAAATKLVPIGFLSARTFHQMRADVVMLTTGSKELDKLLGGGIETGSITEIFGEFRCGKTQICHTLAVTCQLPISQKGGEGKCLYIDTESTFRPERLAAIAQRFGLNETGVLDNVACARAYNTDQQTKLIQMAAGMLFDTRYSLVIVDSIMALYRSDYTGRGELAARQNHLGLCVRLLQRLADEFGVAVVITNQVTAVLDGGGGMFVADAKKPVGGHILAHASTTRLYLRKGKGDTRICKVYDSPCLPESEGMFAILPDGIGDAKDGN, encoded by the exons ATGTCGGCTGAAGGTAGAATGGAAGCACTAACAAATtcagtggaggaggaggaagagagtGGCCCACtgaatataaacaaattaata GGCGGCAATATTACTGCCAAGGACATAAAGCTGCTGCAAATGGCTAGCCTGCACACGGTGGATTCTGTGGCCAATGCAACGCGCAAGTTTCTGCTGGCCATACCCGGCCTTGGTGGCTCCAAGGTGGATCAAATCATTGCCGCGGCCACCAAGTTGGTGCCGATTGGCTTCCTCAGCGCCCGCACCTTCCACCAGATGCGCGCGGATGTCGTTATGCTGACGACTGGCTCCAAGGAGCTGGACAAACTGCTGGGCGGTGGTATCGAGACGGGTTCCATCACGGAAATCTTTGGCGAGTTCCGCTGTGGCAAGACGCAGATCTGCCACACGCTGGCAGTCACCTGCCAGCTGCCCATCAGCCAAAAGGGTGGCGAGGGCAAATGCCTCTACATCGACACCGAGAGCACGTTCCGACCGGAACGCCTGGCGGCCATTGCCCAGAGGTTTGGACTGAATGAAACTGGGGTCCTGGACAACGTCGCCTGTGCCCGGGCCTACAACACCGATCAGCAAACGAAGCTGATACAAATGGCGGCGGGCATGTTGTTCGATACGAG ATACTCCTTGGTGATTGTCGACAGCATCATGGCCCTCTACCGCTCGGACTACACAGGCCGCGGCGAACTGGCCGCCCGTCAGAATCATTTGGGGCTGTGCGTgcgcctgctgcagcgcctggcCGACGAGTTCGGCGTGGCTGTGGTCATCACCAACCAAGTGACGGCCGTGCTggatggcggtggcggcatgTTTGTCGCTGATGCGAAGAAGCCCGTGGGCGGGCACATACTGGCGCACGCTTCCACCACGCGACTGTATCTGCGTAAGGGCAAGGGGGATACGCGCATCTGCAAGGTCTACGATTCTCCTTGTTTGCCCGAGTCTGAGGGCATGTTTGCGATTCTGCCAGACGGCATAGGCGATGCCAAGGATGGGAATTGA